One Tenrec ecaudatus isolate mTenEca1 chromosome 12, mTenEca1.hap1, whole genome shotgun sequence DNA segment encodes these proteins:
- the STK35 gene encoding serine/threonine-protein kinase 35 isoform X1, whose translation MGHQECPLARAAGGAPYVKRLCKRPSWREHVESRGSRGALFSAESPAAAGRAARAVRCQALAPASRAARPQRRRRPGADPPQAGTPRGRRAARKRRGARQVAIQGPAPPRPGARRRDEAGGARAAPLLLPPPPAAMETGEEDGTRGGTQSSERKRRSPVPRAPSAKLRPAAAQAMDPAAAEAPGEAYLVRRRPEGGGGSARPRYSLLAEIGRGSYGVVYEAVAGRSGARVAVKKIRCDAPENVELALAEFWALTSLKRRHQNVVQFEECVLQRNGLAQRMSHGNKNSQLYLRLVETSLKGERILGYAKESCYLWFVMEFCEGGDLNQYVLSRRPDPATNKSFMLQLTSAIAFLHKNHIVHRDLKPDNILITERSGSPVLKVADFGLSKVCAGLAPRGKEGNQDNKNVNVNKYWLSSACGSDFYMAPEVWEGHYTAKADIFALGIIIWAMIERITFIDSETKKELLGTYIKQGTEIVPVGEALLENPKMELHIPQKRRTSMSEGIKQLLKDMLAANPQDRPDAFELETRMDRVTCAA comes from the exons ATGGGGCACCAGGAATGCCCGCTGGcccgggcggcgggcggcgcgcCTTATGTAAAGCGGTTATGTAAAAGGCCCAGCTGGCGGGAGCACGTGGAGAGTCGCGGGAGCCGGGGCGCCTTGTTCTCCGCCGAGAgccccgccgccgccggccgAGCAGCCCGAGCCGTCcgctgccaagccctggcccccgcCTCCCGCGCCGCTCGGCCCCAGAGGCGGCGCCGGCCCGGAGCGGACCCTCCGCAGGCGGGGACGCCGCGGGGACGCCGGGCTGCCCGGAAGCGGAGGGGCGCCCGCCAG GTCGCCATTCAAGGTCCCGCTCCGCCGCGTCCTGGGGCTAGACGGAGGGATGAGGCAGGGGGGGCCCGGGCAGCGCCGTTGCTGCTCCCCCCGCCGCCCGCAGCCATGGAAACGGGCGAGGAGGACGGCACCCGCGGAGGTACACAAAGCTCCGAGCGGAAAAGGCGAAGCCCAGTGCCGCGGGCGCCCAGCGCGAAGCTGAGGCCGGCGGCGGCCCAGGCCATGGATCCGGCGGCGGCGGAGGCCCCGGGTGAGGCCTACCTGGTGCGGCGGCGGCCGGAGGGTGGCGGGGGATCGGCGCGACCGCGCTACAGCCTGTTGGCGGAGATCGGGCGCGGCAGCTACGGCGTGGTCTACGAGGCGGTGGCCGGCCGGAGCGGGGCCCGGGTGGCGGTCAAAAAGATCCGCTGCGACGCCCCCGAGAACGTGGAGCTGGCGCTGGCGGAATTCTGGGCCCTGACCAGCCTCAAGCGGCGCCACCAGAACGTCGTGCAGTTTGAAGAGTGCGTCCTGCAGCGCAACGGGCTAGCCCAGCGCATGAGCCACGGCAACAAGAACTCGCAGCTCTACCTGCGCCTGGTGGAGACCTCGCTGAAAG GGGAGAGGATCCTGGGCTATGCCAAGGAGTCCTGCTATCTCTGGTTCGTCATGGAGTTCTGTGAAGGTGGCGACCTGAACCAGTATGTCCTGTCTCGGAGGCCAGACCCCGCCACCAACAAGAGCTTCATGCTCCAGCTCACGAGCGCCATCGCCTTCTTGCACAAAAACCACATCGTGCACAGGGACCTCAAGCCAGACAACATCCTCATCACCGAGCGCTCCGGCTCCCCTGTCCTCAAGGTGGCTGACTTTGGGCTGAGCAAGGTCTGTGCGGGGCTGGCCCCACGAGGCAAAGAGGGCAATCAAGACAACAAAAATGTGAATGTGAATAAGTACTGGCTGTCCTCGGCATGTGGCTCGGACTTCTACATGGCCCCGGAAGTCTGGGAAGGACACTACACGGCCAAGGCTGACATCTTTGCCCTGGGCATTATCATCTGGGCAATGATTGAGCGGATCACTTTCATTGACTCGGAGACCAAGAAGGAGCTCCTGGGGACCTACATCAAACAAGGGACCGAGATCGTCCCGGTTGGTGAGGCGCTGCTAGAAAACCCAAAGATGGAGCTGCACATCCCCCAGAAACGCAGGACTTCCATGTCGGAGGGGATCAAGCAGCTCCTGAAAGACATGTTAGCTGCTAACCCACAGGACCGGCCTGATGCCTTTGAACTTGAAACCAGAATGGACCGGGTCACATGTGCTGCTTAA
- the STK35 gene encoding serine/threonine-protein kinase 35 isoform X2, translating into METGEEDGTRGGTQSSERKRRSPVPRAPSAKLRPAAAQAMDPAAAEAPGEAYLVRRRPEGGGGSARPRYSLLAEIGRGSYGVVYEAVAGRSGARVAVKKIRCDAPENVELALAEFWALTSLKRRHQNVVQFEECVLQRNGLAQRMSHGNKNSQLYLRLVETSLKGERILGYAKESCYLWFVMEFCEGGDLNQYVLSRRPDPATNKSFMLQLTSAIAFLHKNHIVHRDLKPDNILITERSGSPVLKVADFGLSKVCAGLAPRGKEGNQDNKNVNVNKYWLSSACGSDFYMAPEVWEGHYTAKADIFALGIIIWAMIERITFIDSETKKELLGTYIKQGTEIVPVGEALLENPKMELHIPQKRRTSMSEGIKQLLKDMLAANPQDRPDAFELETRMDRVTCAA; encoded by the exons ATGGAAACGGGCGAGGAGGACGGCACCCGCGGAGGTACACAAAGCTCCGAGCGGAAAAGGCGAAGCCCAGTGCCGCGGGCGCCCAGCGCGAAGCTGAGGCCGGCGGCGGCCCAGGCCATGGATCCGGCGGCGGCGGAGGCCCCGGGTGAGGCCTACCTGGTGCGGCGGCGGCCGGAGGGTGGCGGGGGATCGGCGCGACCGCGCTACAGCCTGTTGGCGGAGATCGGGCGCGGCAGCTACGGCGTGGTCTACGAGGCGGTGGCCGGCCGGAGCGGGGCCCGGGTGGCGGTCAAAAAGATCCGCTGCGACGCCCCCGAGAACGTGGAGCTGGCGCTGGCGGAATTCTGGGCCCTGACCAGCCTCAAGCGGCGCCACCAGAACGTCGTGCAGTTTGAAGAGTGCGTCCTGCAGCGCAACGGGCTAGCCCAGCGCATGAGCCACGGCAACAAGAACTCGCAGCTCTACCTGCGCCTGGTGGAGACCTCGCTGAAAG GGGAGAGGATCCTGGGCTATGCCAAGGAGTCCTGCTATCTCTGGTTCGTCATGGAGTTCTGTGAAGGTGGCGACCTGAACCAGTATGTCCTGTCTCGGAGGCCAGACCCCGCCACCAACAAGAGCTTCATGCTCCAGCTCACGAGCGCCATCGCCTTCTTGCACAAAAACCACATCGTGCACAGGGACCTCAAGCCAGACAACATCCTCATCACCGAGCGCTCCGGCTCCCCTGTCCTCAAGGTGGCTGACTTTGGGCTGAGCAAGGTCTGTGCGGGGCTGGCCCCACGAGGCAAAGAGGGCAATCAAGACAACAAAAATGTGAATGTGAATAAGTACTGGCTGTCCTCGGCATGTGGCTCGGACTTCTACATGGCCCCGGAAGTCTGGGAAGGACACTACACGGCCAAGGCTGACATCTTTGCCCTGGGCATTATCATCTGGGCAATGATTGAGCGGATCACTTTCATTGACTCGGAGACCAAGAAGGAGCTCCTGGGGACCTACATCAAACAAGGGACCGAGATCGTCCCGGTTGGTGAGGCGCTGCTAGAAAACCCAAAGATGGAGCTGCACATCCCCCAGAAACGCAGGACTTCCATGTCGGAGGGGATCAAGCAGCTCCTGAAAGACATGTTAGCTGCTAACCCACAGGACCGGCCTGATGCCTTTGAACTTGAAACCAGAATGGACCGGGTCACATGTGCTGCTTAA